From the Mahella australiensis 50-1 BON genome, the window TTTAAGGAAGCGCCTATGTTGGCCAATATGGTTAAGGCAGGGAATTTACCATCGCTGAAAGAACGTTTGCCTAAGAACCCCAAGCTGACAAACGAGATGCCGGCTGATATGCTGGATTATGAAATAGGGCAATATGGTGGGGCACTTAGAACTGTGGCATATTCCCCCGATTGGGATGCCGATGTGTTTATAATGGACAACGAGCCTTTGATCAATACGCCCGGCATACTCGGCGACGAATTCACGCCCAATATTGTAGAAAGCTATGAAGTAAGCAGTGATCAAAAAGAATTCACATTTCACCTTCGCGAAGGATTAAAATGGTCTGATGGACAACCGGTTACTACTGACGATATAAAATTTGCATATGAAGATGTATTATTGAATGAAGAACTCACCCCTGCTTTTCCGGCATGGTTAAGGAGCGGCAATGAACCCAATGGTACTCCGATGAAATTGGATGTGTTGGATCAATATACTTTTAAGATTTCTTTTGATCAACCTTATGGAGGATTTTTAGCACAATTGGCCATAATAGGATGGAGAGGGTATACGGATCTTTTAAAGCCCAAGCATTATCTCCAGAAATTCCATCCCAAATACACATCTAAAGAAGAACTGGATAAGCTCGTAAAAGATGCTGGTTATGAAACGTGGATACAACTTTTCGGTTTCAAGGATATAACCAATTGGGAGTTGACCAGGAAAGAAGCTATAGGTTTTCCAGGACTCTATCCATGGTTGCTCGTTTCGGTGCAAAATCAGGTGTATACGTATGAAAGAAATCCATATTACTTTAAAGTGGATGCCGAGGGCAATCAGTTGCCGTATATAGATAAATTGGTAAGTACTCAGGTACAGGATGCAGAGATGAGTACTATGAAGCAGATAGCTGGTGAGGTTGATTTTGCGCGTGAGACTATGGCTATGACTAAGGTGCCGATGTATAAAGAGAATGAGAAAAACGGCTATAAGACTTATATGGCCAATATGCATGTTATACCAACCGAGGTCTTTCTAAACCAAACATATGATGATCCTATATGGCGCAAGGTCGTACGTGATAAAAGATTCAGGCAGGCTCTTAACTATGCTATAGATCGTAATGAGATAATAGATGCGGTTTATTATGGATTTGCCGAATTACCTACCCTCGTAGCCAGCGAATACGATCCAGAGAAAGCCAACCAATTGCTTGACGAAATGGGTATGAATAAGAAAGATTCAGAAGGTTTCCGTTTGGGACCAGACGGCAAACGTTTTACCATAAATTTTGAAGTGGCTAATCTAGCTCCCGACATTATACCAGCCACACAATTGGTGGTAGAATTTTGGAAGAATGTCGGCATATATAGTACTATGAAGACGATAGATAATACTTTATGGAGCCAGAGAAATGCTGCTAACGAACTTCAAGCATCGGTGATGTGGACATCTGCCTGTTTATGGTATAATGTAGTGGGATTTCCACAAGATTACGCTTTTTCAGGACGCTTGTGGTGGAATTGGTATAGTACAGGTGGTAAGCAAGATAAAGTCGATATAACTGATTCCAGTGGAAAAACAGTAAAAAGTATAACGCCTGAGGAGCCGCCGGAAGAAGTTAAAGCTATATACGATTCTATAGCTAAAATGGGTGTATTGCCGCCAGATGAAGCTAAAGCAGAATATGAAAACTTTAGAAAACTAATGTATAATAGCTTACTGAATCTGACTTTGGTTGAAAATGCTAAACAACCTTTTATAGCCAATGCCAAATTGGGCAATGTATCGGATAAAGGGTATGCTATCGCTGCGAATTACAGCGGTGAACAATTCTTTTATAAGAAATAATTCATGTTTGTATAATGTGGTTCAAGTGTAGCATAACATCCTATATTTGGACCACATTATCGGGAAAATCATTTGCTTCGAGAATGAATAGTGTTTATTTGTGTACAATTGTTGTTTTATGCAGTAGATAATAAGTGCAAGAATATTAGATTTGAACAAGTAATTAATGTATAAATGAACATGATTGTGCATATGTGGACGAGAAACGATGAAATATGAAGCTATGAAGAGCTATATAATTATAATAATAATATATGCTTAAAAATAAATAATTATGGCGATTGATGAAGGAATTATGTTGATATATAATTGATTTTATCGATGATTGTGTATAATATAAAGAGAGGGGGTTATCATGTTGTTAAAAATAGGCTGGCCATAAAATGATAACAGTGTACTTTAAGGCGAATTTTAGTTATATTTCTCATCTCTATTTTGACAGCAAGTATGCATGCATAACGAATTAAAAATTAAATTTGGGGGAGGATTTTAAATGAAAAAGTTAAGATTATTCGTAATATGGTTATTAGCTGTCGCTTTGTTGTTACCTACTGTTTTAGCTGGTTGCGGTACCTCGACTGAAGGCGAGAAACAGCCTGCTGAGACCGGTGAACAAACAACGGATCAAGAAGAACAAGTCGAAAATAAGCCCGAGCAAACCCAAGGTACTCCGACGGAGTTTAAGGAAGCACCCATACTGGCCGATATGGTCAAGGCAGGGAATTTACCATCGCTGAAAGAGCGTTTGCCTAAAAATCCTAAAGTAACGAACGAGATGCCAACCGATATGCTGGATTATGAAATAGGGCAATATGGCGGAACGCTTAGGACCGTAACGTATGCCCCCGATTGGGATGCCGATGTGTTCGTTATGTGCAATGAACCGCTGATCAATACGCCCGGTATACTCGGCGAGGAATTCACGCCCAATATTGTAGAAAGCTATGAAGTAAGCAGCGATCAAAAAGAATTCACATTTCACCTTCGCGAAGGATTAAAATGGTCTGATGGACAACCCGTTACAACAGATGATGTTAAATTCACATATGAAGATGTTCTACTGAATAAAGAACTCACACCTATATTTCCTAATTATTTAAGGGCTGGCAATAGCCCAGACGGTGCACCGGTAAAATTGGAGGTATTGGATCAATATACGTTTAAGTATATATTTGATAAACCATATGGTGGTTTGCTAGCTGTTATGGCTATACAGGGATGGCGTGGGTATACGGATTTCCTTAAACCCAAGCATTATTTACAAAAGTTTCATCCTAAATACACATCCAAAGAAGAATTGGATAAGCTCGTGAAAGAAGCAAAATATGAAACATGGGTACAACTATTTAGCTTCAAGGATATAACCAACTGGGAAGTGACCAGGAAAGAAGCCGTAGGTTTTCCTGGCCTTTATCCGTGGATATTGACATCCGTGCAGAATCAGGTATATACGTACGAAAGAAATCCATATTACTTTAAGGTGGATGCGGAAGGCAATCAATTGCCGTATATAGATAAAGTGGTAAGCACGCAGGTGCAGGATGCAGAGATGAGCACCATGAAGCAGATAGCCGGTGAGGTTGATTTTGCACGAGAGACCATGGCCATGACGAAGATATCAATGTATAAAGAGAACGAAAAGAACGGCTATAAGACTTATATGGCAAATATGCATGTTACCCCAACCGATATATGGCTCAATCAAACATATAATGATCCTACCTGGCGTAAGGTCGTGCAGGATAAAAGATTTAGGCAGGCTCTCAATTATGCTATAGATCGCAGTGAGGTAATAGATGCCATATATTATGGTTTTGCTGAACCATCTACAATAATACCCAGCGAATACAGCCCGGAGAAAGCCAATCAATTGCTCGATGAAATGGGCTTAAATAAGAAAGATTCGGAAGGTTTCCGTTTAGGACCAGATGGCAAACGCTTTACCATAAACTTTGAAGTACAAAATGCGGCACCTGATATAATACCGCTTACGCAGCTAGTTGTAGAATATTGGAAGAACGTTGGCATATATACTACGATGAAAACTATAGATTCCACTTTGTGGGGTCAAAGGAATGCTGCTAACGAGCTTCAAGCCAGCATGATATGGTCACATACCCCATTATGGTATATGGCTGATTGGCTGCAAGGTTATTGGGCGCCGTTATGGTGGAACTGGTGGGGTACACGTGGCCAACAGAAGAGGACTGAGGTTAAGGATGCCGAGGGCAAGGTGGTAAAGACTATAGCACCTGAAGAGCCGCCGGAGGATGTCAAAGCATTTTATTCAGAGATCGATAAAATATCCGTGGAGTCCCCTGAGGGAGCTCGTCAGGCTTATGAGAATATAAAGAAGATGATGAACGATAATATCTATTATTTCGTTCATATAGAAAAGGTTAAACAGCCGTTCCTGGCTAATGCCAACCTAGGTAACGTATCAGATAAAGGGTTTGCTATAGCCGCTAATTTCAGCGGCGAGCAGTTCTTCTATAAGAAGTAATGTGCAATTTATTCAATATGGTTCAAGCGCAGAATTAAGTTCTACGCTTGAACCACTTCTGGATGTACTAAAATATGTTAGAGAAGGGATGAACATGGGATGTTAAACTATGTGGGTCGTCGTGTCCTTCAATTGATACCGCTTCTGATCGCCATATCGATAATAATATTCGTTATAATACAACTCCCTCCCGGGGATTATTTAACCATGTATATACAGCAATTGGAGTTGGCCGGTACTGATGTGAGTGAGGCTCAAATTGAGCTGTTAAAAAGCCAATATCATTTGGATGAACCATTAGTTCAGCAATATTTTAGCTGGATAGGAAATATCGTTTTTCATGGAGACTTCGGTTTATCGCTTTTATGGAATCAGCCGGTTACCGAGGTTATTGGTGAGCGTATAACGTTGACGATAGTCGTATCGCTTATGACGTTGATTTTCACTTGGTTGATAGCCTTACCTATAGGCATATATTCTGCCACACATCAATACTCCATAGGCGATTATATCTTTACATTTATAGGGTTTATCGGCGTATCGGTACCAGGTTTTTTAATAGCTTTGGTTATTATATATGCAGTTTTTTCTCAGACGGGCGTAGCTATGACCGGCTTATTTTCGCCGGAATTCGTAACAGCACCATGGGGGTGGGCCAAGATTATAGATATGCTTAAACATATGTGGCTTCCCGTAATAATAATAGGTTTATCCGGAACAGCTGGTCTTATTCGAACCGTAAGGGGTATGCTGTTGGATGAATTAGGTAAACAGTATGTTATAACAGCACGTGCCAAAGGTGTGCCAGAGCGGCGTTTACTTTTCAAGTACCCCATTCGTGTTGCCATCAACCCAATAATAAGTACTATAGGTTGGACATTGCCGGGCATTATATCCGGTGAGGCTTTGGTATCTATAGTGTTAAATTTGCAGACGATGGGGCCGGTATTGATGAAAGCTTTACAAAGCCAGGATATGTATTTGGCAGGGAGTTTTTTATTGATAACTAGCACGTTAACTATTATAGGTACTCTCATATCTGATATATTGTTAGCTTGGTTGGATCCAAGAATAAGGTTCGGAGGAGTAACTGAAGAGGGATGATGTTTAATATAGAGCAGAGGGGGACGGTATTATCATGTCAGTAAACTTTCCTACAAATGAAAATGCAAAGCTCAACGATCATGGTAAACAGCAAAAAAAGGCAGAGAAAGAAGAAGCTTATTACGTTGCTTCACAATGGCAATTGATGTGGTGGAAGTTTAGAAAGCATAAATTAGCTATGATAGCAGCCCCGGTGCTTATAATACTTTACCTAGGGGCTATATTTGCTGATTTTCTGGTGCCAGCAGTACCCGAGCAACGTTTCCCGGATTATAAAAATGCGCCACCGCAGGTTATAAGATTTTATGAGGAAGGTGAAGGCTGGCAGAAACCTTTTGTATATGAAATAAAACGCCATACGGACCCTGAAACATTTCAAAGGGTATATACTATAGATAAGAGCAAAAAATATCCGGTTCACTTTTTTGGTAGAGGGGTTGAATATAAGCTATTTGGATTATTTAATACTAATATACATTTGATTACATCTGATGGGCCGTTGTTTCTGTTGGGTACGGACGCGCTCGGCAGGGATCTGTATACGCGCATACTATACGGTTCAAGGATATCTCTTTCTATCGGTTTGGTGGGTGTTGCAATAACTTTCGTTCTGGGTTTATTGCTTGGTGGCATATCGGGATATATAGGCGGTGTTACGGATACCATTATACAGAGAATTATAGATCTGATAATATGCATACCTACCATCCCGTTATGGATGGCATTAGCCGCGGCGCTGCCTAGGAATTGGTCGCCGGTTAAGATGTATTTGGCCATCGTTATGATTACATCTATTATAGGCTGGACA encodes:
- a CDS encoding ABC transporter permease; protein product: MLNYVGRRVLQLIPLLIAISIIIFVIIQLPPGDYLTMYIQQLELAGTDVSEAQIELLKSQYHLDEPLVQQYFSWIGNIVFHGDFGLSLLWNQPVTEVIGERITLTIVVSLMTLIFTWLIALPIGIYSATHQYSIGDYIFTFIGFIGVSVPGFLIALVIIYAVFSQTGVAMTGLFSPEFVTAPWGWAKIIDMLKHMWLPVIIIGLSGTAGLIRTVRGMLLDELGKQYVITARAKGVPERRLLFKYPIRVAINPIISTIGWTLPGIISGEALVSIVLNLQTMGPVLMKALQSQDMYLAGSFLLITSTLTIIGTLISDILLAWLDPRIRFGGVTEEG
- a CDS encoding ABC transporter substrate-binding protein, giving the protein MKKLRLFVIWLLAVALLLPTVLAGCGTSTEGEKQPAETGEQTTDQEEQVENKPEQTQGTPTEFKEAPILADMVKAGNLPSLKERLPKNPKVTNEMPTDMLDYEIGQYGGTLRTVTYAPDWDADVFVMCNEPLINTPGILGEEFTPNIVESYEVSSDQKEFTFHLREGLKWSDGQPVTTDDVKFTYEDVLLNKELTPIFPNYLRAGNSPDGAPVKLEVLDQYTFKYIFDKPYGGLLAVMAIQGWRGYTDFLKPKHYLQKFHPKYTSKEELDKLVKEAKYETWVQLFSFKDITNWEVTRKEAVGFPGLYPWILTSVQNQVYTYERNPYYFKVDAEGNQLPYIDKVVSTQVQDAEMSTMKQIAGEVDFARETMAMTKISMYKENEKNGYKTYMANMHVTPTDIWLNQTYNDPTWRKVVQDKRFRQALNYAIDRSEVIDAIYYGFAEPSTIIPSEYSPEKANQLLDEMGLNKKDSEGFRLGPDGKRFTINFEVQNAAPDIIPLTQLVVEYWKNVGIYTTMKTIDSTLWGQRNAANELQASMIWSHTPLWYMADWLQGYWAPLWWNWWGTRGQQKRTEVKDAEGKVVKTIAPEEPPEDVKAFYSEIDKISVESPEGARQAYENIKKMMNDNIYYFVHIEKVKQPFLANANLGNVSDKGFAIAANFSGEQFFYKK
- a CDS encoding ABC transporter permease; the protein is MSVNFPTNENAKLNDHGKQQKKAEKEEAYYVASQWQLMWWKFRKHKLAMIAAPVLIILYLGAIFADFLVPAVPEQRFPDYKNAPPQVIRFYEEGEGWQKPFVYEIKRHTDPETFQRVYTIDKSKKYPVHFFGRGVEYKLFGLFNTNIHLITSDGPLFLLGTDALGRDLYTRILYGSRISLSIGLVGVAITFVLGLLLGGISGYIGGVTDTIIQRIIDLIICIPTIPLWMALAAALPRNWSPVKMYLAIVMITSIIGWTGLARVVRGKVLSLREEDFTTAARLAGAGDMYIITRHMIPSFASYIIVSLTLSIPSTILGETSLSFLGLGLQPPAVSWGVLLQDAQKLDTIAHQPWLLLPIIWIVVTVLMFNFLGDGLRDAADPYK
- a CDS encoding ABC transporter substrate-binding protein — protein: MKKLRLFTVWILAFALLLSMVLVGCGTATTEDEKQPAETVEQTTDQGGEEAENKSEQTQGTPTEFKEAPMLANMVKAGNLPSLKERLPKNPKLTNEMPADMLDYEIGQYGGALRTVAYSPDWDADVFIMDNEPLINTPGILGDEFTPNIVESYEVSSDQKEFTFHLREGLKWSDGQPVTTDDIKFAYEDVLLNEELTPAFPAWLRSGNEPNGTPMKLDVLDQYTFKISFDQPYGGFLAQLAIIGWRGYTDLLKPKHYLQKFHPKYTSKEELDKLVKDAGYETWIQLFGFKDITNWELTRKEAIGFPGLYPWLLVSVQNQVYTYERNPYYFKVDAEGNQLPYIDKLVSTQVQDAEMSTMKQIAGEVDFARETMAMTKVPMYKENEKNGYKTYMANMHVIPTEVFLNQTYDDPIWRKVVRDKRFRQALNYAIDRNEIIDAVYYGFAELPTLVASEYDPEKANQLLDEMGMNKKDSEGFRLGPDGKRFTINFEVANLAPDIIPATQLVVEFWKNVGIYSTMKTIDNTLWSQRNAANELQASVMWTSACLWYNVVGFPQDYAFSGRLWWNWYSTGGKQDKVDITDSSGKTVKSITPEEPPEEVKAIYDSIAKMGVLPPDEAKAEYENFRKLMYNSLLNLTLVENAKQPFIANAKLGNVSDKGYAIAANYSGEQFFYKK